A genomic window from Lotus japonicus ecotype B-129 chromosome 1, LjGifu_v1.2 includes:
- the LOC130728299 gene encoding uncharacterized protein LOC130728299 — protein MDPNNHHYNTQNSSSYPISNQNPNNYEDPNQFSYPRPQNPTNYQVTHQFSNQRPQNPNYFQVPHQFSNQHPQNPNYYPDPNQYSNQSSFVPNFHPSYGSVRYPSQTPQSSGYMPMVRENFPSVDGPEFPEFSTQVNLGDGSADNEVNEVTPKSKKTHAPAWNTAQNLVLISGWINCGTSSVVGKNQKGETFWRDIAEYCNEHCSFDPPRDGIACRNRWNYMNKILGKWIGAYDAAKRQQGSGWSDNDVLAKAQELFACGKNVQFTLMEEWIALRDLPRFCSQVGGNGGSASSGSKRSHDSDACGSTTIGSIPRPMGREAAKRKNKKKSKEPTNQLMKTNLYLKLSSEEDLDDRKKELLSKLAPYLQNSQLEEAFILNQLGLGPNQNLEDSAPRRKYVRRDHAAANRRLIDDYFANEPTYDDSMFRRRYRMQKHVFLRIVADLSSSDNYFTQRVDAAKKEGISPLAKCTTAMRMLAYGVAADAVDEYIKIGGTTALECLRRFCNGIIRLYEHEYLRALTQEDLQRILQVSEQRGFPGMIGSIDCMHWEWKNCPKAWEGQFTRGDKGTTTVILEAVGKAPTVSFIVNQRPYNMAYYLADGIYPSYPTFVKSIRLPQSEPDKLFAQVQERCRKDIERAFGVLQARFKIIREPARLWDIADLGIIMRSCIILHNMIVEDERDTFAQRWTDFEQSGEGGSSTPQPYSTEVLPAFANHVRARSELRDSNVHHELQADLVKHIWTKFANAS, from the exons atggatcccaacaatcatcattacaacacccagaattcttcaagctacccaatttccaaccaaaatcccaacaactatgaagatccaaatcaattttcttacccacgtcctcaaaatcccaccaattatcAGGTCAcacatcaattctccaaccaacgtcctcaaaatccaaactattttcaagtcccacatcaattctccaaccaacatcctcaaaatccaaactattatccagatccaaatcaatattcGAACCAGTCATCATTTGTTCCAAACtttcatccatcttatggatctgtgagatatccatctcaaacaccccagtctagtggttatatgccaaTGGTTCGTGAAAATTTTCCTAGTGTTGATGGACcggaatttccggaattttcaacacaagtcaatcttggtgacgggtcagctgataatgaagtcaatgaagtcactcctaagagcaaaaaaACGCATGCacccgcatggaacactgcacaaaatttggtgctaattagtgggtggattaactgtggaacaagcagtgttgtggggaaaaaccagaaaggagaaacattttggagagatattgctgagtattgtaatgagcattgctcattcgatcctccgcgtgaTGGAATTGCATGTcgaaaccgttggaattatatgaacaaaatactgggtaaatggattggcgcttatgatgccGCTAAGCGTCAACaaggaagcggttggtcggataatgatgttttggcaaaagcgcaggaattattcgcatgtgggaagaatgttcaatttactttgatggaagaatggatCGCTCTCCGTGATCtaccacgtttttgtagtcaagtaggaggaaatggtggctcagcaagtagtggatctaagagatctcacgacagtgatgcatgtggctcaaccactataggatcaattcctcgtccaatgggtagggaggcagctaaaagaaagaataaaaagaaaagtaaagaacCT ACTaaccaattgatgaaaaccaatttgtatctCAAGCTAAGTTCTGAAGAGGATCTCGATGACCGTAAGAAAGAGCTGTTGAGTAAGTTGGCCC cataccttcaaaattctcaACTTGAAGAAGCTTTTATACTCAACCAATTAGGGTTGGGTCCAAACCAAAATTTGGAAGATAGTGCACCTCGTAGAAAGTATGTCCGTAGAGATCATGCAGCAGCAAACCGAAGGCTAAttgacgactactttgccaatgagcctacatatgacgattcaatgtttcgtcgtcggtaccggatgcaaaaacacgttttccttcgaatcgttgcggacctttcaagtagtgataactacttcacccagcgagttgatgcagccaagaaagaaggtatatcacccttagcaaaatgtaccacagcaatgcgaatgttagcatatggtgtggcagcagatgcagtcgatgagtacatcaaaataggaggtactacagcactggagtgtttacgtagattctgtaatggaatcatacgattgtatgagcacgaGTACCTGAGAGCACTAACTCAAgaggacctgcaaagaatactacaggttagtgaacaaagggggttcccaggcatgatcgggagtattgactgcatgcactgggagtggaaaaattgtcctaaagcatgggaaggtcaatttactagaggggataagggaaccactacagttattcttgaagcagtt ggaaaggctccAACTGTGAGTTTCattgtgaatcaacgtccctataatatggcatactatctagctgatggtatctacccttcttatccaactttcgtcaaatcgatcagacttcctcaaagtgaaccggataagttgtttgcacaagttcaggagagatgtcggaaggacatcgaacgtgcatttggagttcttcaagctcgttttaaaatcatccgtgaaccagctcgtttgtgggacatagctgatttgggtatcattatgaggtcatgcatcatattacataatatgattgttgaggatgaacgagatacatttgctcaacgttggaccgattttgagcaatctggggaaggtggatctagtacaccgcaaccatactcgaccgaggtgttacccgcttttgcaaatcatgtgcgtgctagatccgagttgcgtgattcgaacgttcatcacgaactgcaagcagatctagtgaagcacatatggacaaagtttgcaaatgcttcgtga
- the LOC130728297 gene encoding cytochrome P450 71D11-like — protein MASQIQEVLALSTLFLSLLVTLVMIRKNFKKTPTTTNVLPGPWKLPIIGNMFQLITPTPHRKLRDLAITHGPIMHLQLGEIFTVVVSSAEYAREVMKTHDIIFASRPHLLARDVLSYNCTDIAFSPYGNYWRQLRKISAIELLSTKRVRSLWPIREKEISTLIKLIASKEGSEINLTGEVYSTIYTFFSKAAFGKKYADQEEFILVVKQLYKISVGFYIGDYFPSAKWLQSLSGMRPKLEKLQQIIDKIMENIINDHKEARLRAKEALVEEEGDLIDAILKFGESDNNGLGFHLTTNNIKAILLDFFSAGSGTAITTIIWAMTEMMKDPTVLKKTQIEVREVFDKRGKIDESGIEELKYFKVVIKEVLRLHPPAPLLLPRECQEACEINGFNIPGKSRVLVNAWAIARDPKYWPEPDRFYPERFISSSINFIGNDFEYIPFGAGKRICPGINYGMANVEHGLAYLLYHFDWSLPKGMKTEDLNLTEEFGVTMSRKDDLYLIPTVARPLPAAT, from the exons ATGGCTTCTCAAATTCAAGAAGTGTTGGCCCTTTCGACCCTTTTCCTATCCTTGCTTGTTACCCTGGTGATGATAAGgaagaatttcaaaaaaacacCCACAACTACCAATGTACTTCCAGGTCCATGGAAGCTACCAATCATAGGAAATATGTTCCAACTCATTACACCTACACCACATCGAAAACTAAGAGACCTGGCCATAACACATGGACCCATCATGCATCTGCAACTTGGTGAGATCTTCACCGTCGTTGTTTCCTCAGCAGAGTATGCTAGGGAGGTGATGAAAACCCATGATATTATCTTTGCATCAAGGCCTCATCTTCTAGCAAGGGATGTATTATCTTATAACTGCACTGATATAGCCTTTTCACCTTATGGTAATTACTGGAGGCAGCTCCGGAAGATCTCCGCCATTGAGCTCTTAAGCACAAAACGGGTTAGATCTCTTTGGCCaatcagagagaaagagatcTCTACCCTCATCAAATTGATTGCTTCAAAAGAAGGATCAGAAATCAATCTCACTGGAGAAGTTTATTCAACCATCTATACATTCTTTTCAAAGGCTGCATTTGGCAAGAAATATGCAGACCAAGAAGAGTTCATATTGGTGGTAAAACAACTTTACAAGATTTCAGTTGGTTTCTACATAGGAGACTATTTCCCTTCAGCTAAATGGCTTCAAAGCCTTTCTGGGATGAGACCTAAGCTTGAGAAGTTGCAGCAGATAATAGACAAGATAATGGAAAATATCATCAATGACCATAAGGAGGCAAGATTAAGAGCTAAAGAAGCTTTGGTTGAAGAAGAGGGAGATCTCATTGATGCTATCTTAAAATTTGGAGAGAGTGACAACAATGGCTTGGGTTTTCATTTAACTACAAATAATATCAAAGCTATACTCTTG GACTTCTTCAGTGCTGGGAGTGGAACTGCAATTACTACTATTATTTGGGCAATGACTGAGATGATGAAGGATCCTACAGTATTGAAGAAAACACAAATTGAAGTGAGAGAGGTGTTTGATAAGAGAGGAAAGATTGATGAAAGTGGTATTGAGGAGCTCAAATACTTTAAAGTAGTCATCAAAGAGGTCCTCAGGCTACACCCTCctgctcctcttcttcttccaagGGAATGTCAAGAAGCATGTGAGATTAATGGATTTAATATACCTGGTAAAAGCAGGGTCCTTGTTAATGCTTGGGCAATTGCAAGGGATCCTAAATATTGGCCTGAACCGGATAGGTTTTACCCTGAAAGGTTTATCAGTAGCTCTATTAACTTCATAGGAAATGATTTTGAGTATATCCCATTTGGTGCCGGAAAAAGAATTTGTCCAGGCATAAACTATGGAATGGCAAATGTTGAGCATGGTCTTGCATACTTACTGTATCATTTTGATTGGAGCCTACCCAAGGGAATGAAAACTGAGGACTTAAACTTGACAGAAGAATTTGGAGTTACTATGTCAAGAAAAGATGATCTATACTTGATTCCCACAGTTGCTCGTCCTTTGCCAGCAGCAACTTAA